A stretch of the Panicum virgatum strain AP13 chromosome 9N, P.virgatum_v5, whole genome shotgun sequence genome encodes the following:
- the LOC120688084 gene encoding uncharacterized protein LOC120688084, which translates to MTILPFHARCPASPDKELPGGTLPHHGTSAGTLAASTNLQARPSPAVMFGVVFPDHTFPLDATAFAQVAPNSWLLDLSTLALAAAPRSAVVFLLPAAAAALPPGKAVAVYFQAAANRPFAFLGALGAARPSASFSLPEAGDEPEPAVGPAKLGVAVEDAAALPPPPDEQRAERVALRVGENLFNFMQSFCGADGGKLVVPTDILDRWFRKFQERAKKDPMYLKSFDF; encoded by the coding sequence ATGACTATTCTCCCCTTCCATGCCCGATGCCCCGCATCGCCGGACAAAGAGCTCCCCGGTGGCACGCTGCCGCACCACGGCACTAGCGCGGGCACCTTAGCGGCATCCACAAATCTGCAAGCCCGCCCGTCGCCCGCCGTCATGTTCGGCGTCGTCTTCCCGGACCACACTTTCCCCCTCGACGCCACCGCCTTCGCGCAGGTGGCGCCCAACTCCTGGCTCCTCGACCTCTCcacgctcgcgctcgccgccgcgccgcgttcCGCGGTCGTATTCCTGCTCccggctgccgcggccgcgctgccgCCCGGCAAGGCCGTCGCCGTCTACTTCCAGGCCGCCGCCAATCGCCCCTTCGCGTTCCTGGGGGCGCTCGGCGCAGCGCGTCCCTCGGCCAGCTTCTCGCTCCCggaggccggcgacgagccGGAGCCTGCTGTAGGCCCCGCTAAGCTGGGCGTCGCAGTAGAGGATgcggccgcgctgccgccgccccccgACGAGCAGCGCGCCGAGCGCGTCGCGCTCCGCGTCGGCGAGAACTTGTTCAACTTCATGCAGTCGTTCtgcggcgccgacggcggcaAGCTGGTCGTGCCCACGGACATCCTGGACCGGTGGTTTCGCAAGTTCCAGGAGCGGGCCAAGAAGGATCCCATGTACCTCAAAAGCTTCGACTTTTGA
- the LOC120690991 gene encoding protein Barley B recombinant-like, with amino-acid sequence MDDDGSLGIRNWGFYETAKGNLGLQLMSSVPPDRDTKPLLPNGGNFLQHHGHHNAQHQHQHQHHPQHSHHPRGGGSSGAPGGMPTEPPAVNMDFVRNETWLHPSQHHHQHQHQHQHPRQQKVLHHLPVGPVGHVGHPGHVGHHHPSGYGMMADAHGVHTLQMMQPQAQPQPQPQPPQQPQDPPPTKEESMPQPPIEDHPVIKNEPPVKKRQQGRQPKSPKPKKPKKVAAPQENGAPNKPAPRPRGPRKTVGMVINGIDLDLSRIPTPVCSCTGAPQQCYRWGAGGWQSACCTTSISTYPLPMSTKRRGARIAGRKMSQGAFKKVLEKLAGEGYNLSNPIDLKTFWAKHGTNKFVVIR; translated from the coding sequence atggacgacgacggcagccTCGGCATCCGGAATTGGGGCTTCTACGAGACGGCGAAAGGCAACCTCGGCCTGCAGCTCATGTCGTCCGTGCCTCCTGACCGGGACACTAAGCCGCTGCTTCCCAACGGCGGCAACTTCTTGCAGCACCATGGGCATCACAATgcccagcaccagcaccagcaccagcaccatcCACAACACTCTCACCATCCCCGTGGTGGTGGTAGCAGCGGTGCCCCTGGCGGCATGCCCACCGAGCCGCCTGCTGTTAACATGGACTTCGTGCGCAATGAAACTTGGCTGCACCCCTCACAGCACCACCatcagcaccagcaccagcaccagcatccCCGTCAACAGAAGGTCCTCCATCACCTTCCTGTCGGACCAGTTGGACATGTTGGTCATCCTGGACATGTTGGACATCACCACCCTTCAGGCTATGGTATGATGGCGGATGCACATGGCGTGCACACTCTGCAGATGATGCAACCACAGGCTCAACCACAGCCACAGCCACAGCCGCCTCAACAGCCACAGGATCCTCCTCCGACCAAGGAGGAGAGCATGCCGCAGCCACCGATTGAGGACCACCCGGTCATTAAGAACGAGCCACCtgtgaagaagaggcagcaggGTCGGCAACCTAAGTCACCAAAACCAAAGAAACCAAAGAAGGTCGCTGCTCCACAGGAGAATGGGGCACCCAATAAGCCTGCGCCCCGACCAAGGGGGCCAAGGAAGACTGTGGGGATGGTGATTAACGGCATTGATTTGGACCTTTCAAGGATACCGACACCTGTATGCTCGTGCACTGGAGCACCCCAGCAATGCTACCGGTGGGGTGCAGGTGGCTGGCAGTCTGCATGCTGCACAACTTCTATTTCAACATATCCGCTGCCAATGAGCACGAAGCGCCGAGGTGCACGAATTGCTGGAAGGAAGATGAGCCAAGGTGCATTCAAAAAGGTGCTCGAGAAGCTAGCTGGTGAGGGGTACAACCTTTCTAATCCAATTGACTTGAAGACATTTTGGGCCAAGCATGGGACAAACAAGTTTGTAGTAATCAGGTAA